In the Catharus ustulatus isolate bCatUst1 chromosome 18, bCatUst1.pri.v2, whole genome shotgun sequence genome, one interval contains:
- the LRRC43 gene encoding leucine-rich repeat-containing protein 43 isoform X1, whose protein sequence is MAAPRSVSAAFQEYLQHLGLQDFPCGIGSWNKSRFHGRRSSRLEEAVPPGEESPEALLELLRDPHSPWALPPECSPLDRLLREVAVLAPELLRGSGIFQLVKSLRILDKGVEEVDEGLLQFQQLEELILSANHISRVSSAHLPRTLKVLELCYNAVGDLQDLCAQPPPELQHLGLGYNRLCGPSQEKHLTVDFWPNLISLDLSFNSLTDLPGLVSQLSTLPNLHILLLQGNPLALTPTYRGFLVDSLPKLSILDDIHIWPEEREHFYGLARQPELIRSEARVVVSIGELKGLPNPEAFQQLEVGSEGPVITYSYYVTYEFAEGEELEDRGSPEGIKIHQNSTVAPLDVDSSAQDTEETKNHQEPAATEEPKTHSAKVFATPGQPWADTIDCSYRKEHVDKDLVGLKAYLEAGTIVSVVEEKVLSWPVDADAEENAATNKKEGQGLKKNNAKDKQKKKKQQQQPSEFRSDPPIRSTLGTTRVTLDTLLATEDLVATVCDFGILIPEKPPVVEEKEVKKGKGKNRKPKAEKESKTSQKSETTPKGKGKNKETAEVEEGQELQPVPLTVQFQMQLLRWPLAASTQSQENGAAGNAQ, encoded by the exons atggCAGCACCCCGCAGCGTCTCGGCTGCTTTTCAGGAgtacctgcagcacctggggctgcaggactTCCCCTGTGGCATCGGCAGCTGG aacAAATCTCGCTTCCATGGCCGCAGGAGCTCCcggctggaggaggctgtgccACCGGGAGAGGAGAGCCCCGAGgcgctgctggagctgctgagagacccacacagcccctgggcactgcccccCGAGTGCAGCCCCCTGGACCGGCTCCTGCGGGAAGTGGCCGTGCTGGCACCCGAGCTCCTCCGCGGCTCTGGAATCTTCCAGCTTGTCAAGTCCCTGCGGATACTCGACAAGGGG GTGGAGGAGGTGGATGAGGGTCTGCTGCagttccagcagctggaggagctcatCCTCAGTGCCAACCACATCAGCAGAGTAAGCTCAGCCCACCTGCCCCGGACTCTGAAG GTCCTGGAGCTCTGCTACAATGCTGTGGGTGATCTGCAGGACCTGTGTGCTCAGCcacccccagagctccagcacttGGGGCTGGGCTACAACCGACTGTGCGGCCCTTCCCAGGAAAAGCACCTCACTGTGGATTTCTG GCCAAACCTCATCTCCCTTGACCTGAGCTTTAACAGCCTCACAGACCTGCCAGGGCTGGTGTCCCAACTGTCCACTCTGCCCAACCtccacatcctgctgctccaaggGAACCCACTGGCTCTCACCCCCACTTACAGAGGCTTCCTTGTGGACAGCCTGCCCAAGCTGTCCATCCTCGATGACATCCACATATGGCCTGAAGAGAGGGAGCACTTCTATGGTCTGGCAAGGCAGCCAG agctGATCAGGAGTGAAGCACGAGTGGTTGTGAGCATTGGGGAGTTGAAGGGACTCCCCAATCCTGAAGCTTTTCAGCAGCTGGAGGTTGGCTCTGAGGGCCCAGTGATCACCTACAGCTACTATGTGACCTACGAGTTtgcagagggagaggagctcGAGGACAGGGGCAGCCCTGAG GGAATAAAAATCCACCAGAATTCCACAGTGGCCCCGCTGGATGtggacagctctgctcaggacaCAGAGGAAACAAAGAACCATCAGGAACCTGCTGCCACAGAGGAGCCCAAGACCCACTCTG CAAAGGTGTTTGCCACCCctggacagccctgggcagacACCATTGACTGCAGCTACAGGAAGGAACACGTTGACAAGGACTTGGTGGGGCTGAAGGCCTACCTGGAGGCTGGAACGATTGTCTCAGTTGTGGAGGAGAAG GTGCTTTCATGGCCTGTGGATGctgatgcagaagaaaatgctgcCACAAATAAGAAGGAAGGACAGGGACTGAAGAAGAACAATGCAAAG gacaagcagaaaaagaagaagcagcagcagcagccgagTGAATTCCGCAGCGACCCTCCCATTCGGAGCACCCTGGGCACCACGAGGGTGACCTTGGACACCCTGCTGGCCACCGAGGACCTGGTGGCAACTGTGTGTGACTTTGGGATCCTGATCCCTGAGAAACCACCAGTTGTGGAGGAGAAG GAGGtaaaaaaaggcaaaggcaagaacagaaaacccaaagcagagaaagaaagtaAGACCAGCCAGAAAAGTGAGACGACTCCCAAAG
- the LRRC43 gene encoding leucine-rich repeat-containing protein 43 isoform X4: protein MAAPRSVSAAFQEYLQHLGLQDFPCGIGSWNKSRFHGRRSSRLEEAVPPGEESPEALLELLRDPHSPWALPPECSPLDRLLREVAVLAPELLRGSGIFQLVKSLRILDKGVEEVDEGLLQFQQLEELILSANHISRVSSAHLPRTLKVLELCYNAVGDLQDLCAQPPPELQHLGLGYNRLCGPSQEKHLTVDFWPNLISLDLSFNSLTDLPGLVSQLSTLPNLHILLLQGNPLALTPTYRGFLVDSLPKLSILDDIHIWPEEREHFYGLARQPELIRSEARVVVSIGELKGLPNPEAFQQLEVGSEGPVITYSYYVTYEFAEGEELEDRGSPEGIKIHQNSTVAPLDVDSSAQDTEETKNHQEPAATEEPKTHSAKVFATPGQPWADTIDCSYRKEHVDKDLVGLKAYLEAGTIVSVVEEKVLSWPVDADAEENAATNKKEGQGLKKNNAKDKQKKKKQQQQPSEFRSDPPIRSTLGTTRVTLDTLLATEDLVATVCDFGILIPEKPPVVEEKEKEKTKKLLKWRRVRSSSRCR, encoded by the exons atggCAGCACCCCGCAGCGTCTCGGCTGCTTTTCAGGAgtacctgcagcacctggggctgcaggactTCCCCTGTGGCATCGGCAGCTGG aacAAATCTCGCTTCCATGGCCGCAGGAGCTCCcggctggaggaggctgtgccACCGGGAGAGGAGAGCCCCGAGgcgctgctggagctgctgagagacccacacagcccctgggcactgcccccCGAGTGCAGCCCCCTGGACCGGCTCCTGCGGGAAGTGGCCGTGCTGGCACCCGAGCTCCTCCGCGGCTCTGGAATCTTCCAGCTTGTCAAGTCCCTGCGGATACTCGACAAGGGG GTGGAGGAGGTGGATGAGGGTCTGCTGCagttccagcagctggaggagctcatCCTCAGTGCCAACCACATCAGCAGAGTAAGCTCAGCCCACCTGCCCCGGACTCTGAAG GTCCTGGAGCTCTGCTACAATGCTGTGGGTGATCTGCAGGACCTGTGTGCTCAGCcacccccagagctccagcacttGGGGCTGGGCTACAACCGACTGTGCGGCCCTTCCCAGGAAAAGCACCTCACTGTGGATTTCTG GCCAAACCTCATCTCCCTTGACCTGAGCTTTAACAGCCTCACAGACCTGCCAGGGCTGGTGTCCCAACTGTCCACTCTGCCCAACCtccacatcctgctgctccaaggGAACCCACTGGCTCTCACCCCCACTTACAGAGGCTTCCTTGTGGACAGCCTGCCCAAGCTGTCCATCCTCGATGACATCCACATATGGCCTGAAGAGAGGGAGCACTTCTATGGTCTGGCAAGGCAGCCAG agctGATCAGGAGTGAAGCACGAGTGGTTGTGAGCATTGGGGAGTTGAAGGGACTCCCCAATCCTGAAGCTTTTCAGCAGCTGGAGGTTGGCTCTGAGGGCCCAGTGATCACCTACAGCTACTATGTGACCTACGAGTTtgcagagggagaggagctcGAGGACAGGGGCAGCCCTGAG GGAATAAAAATCCACCAGAATTCCACAGTGGCCCCGCTGGATGtggacagctctgctcaggacaCAGAGGAAACAAAGAACCATCAGGAACCTGCTGCCACAGAGGAGCCCAAGACCCACTCTG CAAAGGTGTTTGCCACCCctggacagccctgggcagacACCATTGACTGCAGCTACAGGAAGGAACACGTTGACAAGGACTTGGTGGGGCTGAAGGCCTACCTGGAGGCTGGAACGATTGTCTCAGTTGTGGAGGAGAAG GTGCTTTCATGGCCTGTGGATGctgatgcagaagaaaatgctgcCACAAATAAGAAGGAAGGACAGGGACTGAAGAAGAACAATGCAAAG gacaagcagaaaaagaagaagcagcagcagcagccgagTGAATTCCGCAGCGACCCTCCCATTCGGAGCACCCTGGGCACCACGAGGGTGACCTTGGACACCCTGCTGGCCACCGAGGACCTGGTGGCAACTGTGTGTGACTTTGGGATCCTGATCCCTGAGAAACCACCAGTTGTGGAGGAGAAG
- the LRRC43 gene encoding leucine-rich repeat-containing protein 43 isoform X2, with product MAAPRSVSAAFQEYLQHLGLQDFPCGIGSWNKSRFHGRRSSRLEEAVPPGEESPEALLELLRDPHSPWALPPECSPLDRLLREVAVLAPELLRGSGIFQLVKSLRILDKGVEEVDEGLLQFQQLEELILSANHISRVSSAHLPRTLKVLELCYNAVGDLQDLCAQPPPELQHLGLGYNRLCGPSQEKHLTVDFWPNLISLDLSFNSLTDLPGLVSQLSTLPNLHILLLQGNPLALTPTYRGFLVDSLPKLSILDDIHIWPEEREHFYGLARQPELIRSEARVVVSIGELKGLPNPEAFQQLEVGSEGPVITYSYYVTYEFAEGEELEDRGSPEGIKIHQNSTVAPLDVDSSAQDTEETKNHQEPAATEEPKTHSAKVFATPGQPWADTIDCSYRKEHVDKDLVGLKAYLEAGTIVSVVEEKVLSWPVDADAEENAATNKKEGQGLKKNNAKQKKKKQQQQPSEFRSDPPIRSTLGTTRVTLDTLLATEDLVATVCDFGILIPEKPPVVEEKEVKKGKGKNRKPKAEKESKTSQKSETTPKGKGKNKETAEVEEGQELQPVPLTVQFQMQLLRWPLAASTQSQENGAAGNAQ from the exons atggCAGCACCCCGCAGCGTCTCGGCTGCTTTTCAGGAgtacctgcagcacctggggctgcaggactTCCCCTGTGGCATCGGCAGCTGG aacAAATCTCGCTTCCATGGCCGCAGGAGCTCCcggctggaggaggctgtgccACCGGGAGAGGAGAGCCCCGAGgcgctgctggagctgctgagagacccacacagcccctgggcactgcccccCGAGTGCAGCCCCCTGGACCGGCTCCTGCGGGAAGTGGCCGTGCTGGCACCCGAGCTCCTCCGCGGCTCTGGAATCTTCCAGCTTGTCAAGTCCCTGCGGATACTCGACAAGGGG GTGGAGGAGGTGGATGAGGGTCTGCTGCagttccagcagctggaggagctcatCCTCAGTGCCAACCACATCAGCAGAGTAAGCTCAGCCCACCTGCCCCGGACTCTGAAG GTCCTGGAGCTCTGCTACAATGCTGTGGGTGATCTGCAGGACCTGTGTGCTCAGCcacccccagagctccagcacttGGGGCTGGGCTACAACCGACTGTGCGGCCCTTCCCAGGAAAAGCACCTCACTGTGGATTTCTG GCCAAACCTCATCTCCCTTGACCTGAGCTTTAACAGCCTCACAGACCTGCCAGGGCTGGTGTCCCAACTGTCCACTCTGCCCAACCtccacatcctgctgctccaaggGAACCCACTGGCTCTCACCCCCACTTACAGAGGCTTCCTTGTGGACAGCCTGCCCAAGCTGTCCATCCTCGATGACATCCACATATGGCCTGAAGAGAGGGAGCACTTCTATGGTCTGGCAAGGCAGCCAG agctGATCAGGAGTGAAGCACGAGTGGTTGTGAGCATTGGGGAGTTGAAGGGACTCCCCAATCCTGAAGCTTTTCAGCAGCTGGAGGTTGGCTCTGAGGGCCCAGTGATCACCTACAGCTACTATGTGACCTACGAGTTtgcagagggagaggagctcGAGGACAGGGGCAGCCCTGAG GGAATAAAAATCCACCAGAATTCCACAGTGGCCCCGCTGGATGtggacagctctgctcaggacaCAGAGGAAACAAAGAACCATCAGGAACCTGCTGCCACAGAGGAGCCCAAGACCCACTCTG CAAAGGTGTTTGCCACCCctggacagccctgggcagacACCATTGACTGCAGCTACAGGAAGGAACACGTTGACAAGGACTTGGTGGGGCTGAAGGCCTACCTGGAGGCTGGAACGATTGTCTCAGTTGTGGAGGAGAAG GTGCTTTCATGGCCTGTGGATGctgatgcagaagaaaatgctgcCACAAATAAGAAGGAAGGACAGGGACTGAAGAAGAACAATGCAAAG cagaaaaagaagaagcagcagcagcagccgagTGAATTCCGCAGCGACCCTCCCATTCGGAGCACCCTGGGCACCACGAGGGTGACCTTGGACACCCTGCTGGCCACCGAGGACCTGGTGGCAACTGTGTGTGACTTTGGGATCCTGATCCCTGAGAAACCACCAGTTGTGGAGGAGAAG GAGGtaaaaaaaggcaaaggcaagaacagaaaacccaaagcagagaaagaaagtaAGACCAGCCAGAAAAGTGAGACGACTCCCAAAG
- the LRRC43 gene encoding leucine-rich repeat-containing protein 43 isoform X3 → MAAPRSVSAAFQEYLQHLGLQDFPCGIGSWNKSRFHGRRSSRLEEAVPPGEESPEALLELLRDPHSPWALPPECSPLDRLLREVAVLAPELLRGSGIFQLVKSLRILDKGVEEVDEGLLQFQQLEELILSANHISRVSSAHLPRTLKVLELCYNAVGDLQDLCAQPPPELQHLGLGYNRLCGPSQEKHLTVDFWPNLISLDLSFNSLTDLPGLVSQLSTLPNLHILLLQGNPLALTPTYRGFLVDSLPKLSILDDIHIWPEEREHFYGLARQPELIRSEARVVVSIGELKGLPNPEAFQQLEVGSEGPVITYSYYVTYEFAEGEELEDRGSPEGIKIHQNSTVAPLDVDSSAQDTEETKNHQEPAATEEPKTHSAKVFATPGQPWADTIDCSYRKEHVDKDLVGLKAYLEAGTIVSVVEEKVLSWPVDADAEENAATNKKEGQGLKKNNAKKKKKQQQQPSEFRSDPPIRSTLGTTRVTLDTLLATEDLVATVCDFGILIPEKPPVVEEKEVKKGKGKNRKPKAEKESKTSQKSETTPKGKGKNKETAEVEEGQELQPVPLTVQFQMQLLRWPLAASTQSQENGAAGNAQ, encoded by the exons atggCAGCACCCCGCAGCGTCTCGGCTGCTTTTCAGGAgtacctgcagcacctggggctgcaggactTCCCCTGTGGCATCGGCAGCTGG aacAAATCTCGCTTCCATGGCCGCAGGAGCTCCcggctggaggaggctgtgccACCGGGAGAGGAGAGCCCCGAGgcgctgctggagctgctgagagacccacacagcccctgggcactgcccccCGAGTGCAGCCCCCTGGACCGGCTCCTGCGGGAAGTGGCCGTGCTGGCACCCGAGCTCCTCCGCGGCTCTGGAATCTTCCAGCTTGTCAAGTCCCTGCGGATACTCGACAAGGGG GTGGAGGAGGTGGATGAGGGTCTGCTGCagttccagcagctggaggagctcatCCTCAGTGCCAACCACATCAGCAGAGTAAGCTCAGCCCACCTGCCCCGGACTCTGAAG GTCCTGGAGCTCTGCTACAATGCTGTGGGTGATCTGCAGGACCTGTGTGCTCAGCcacccccagagctccagcacttGGGGCTGGGCTACAACCGACTGTGCGGCCCTTCCCAGGAAAAGCACCTCACTGTGGATTTCTG GCCAAACCTCATCTCCCTTGACCTGAGCTTTAACAGCCTCACAGACCTGCCAGGGCTGGTGTCCCAACTGTCCACTCTGCCCAACCtccacatcctgctgctccaaggGAACCCACTGGCTCTCACCCCCACTTACAGAGGCTTCCTTGTGGACAGCCTGCCCAAGCTGTCCATCCTCGATGACATCCACATATGGCCTGAAGAGAGGGAGCACTTCTATGGTCTGGCAAGGCAGCCAG agctGATCAGGAGTGAAGCACGAGTGGTTGTGAGCATTGGGGAGTTGAAGGGACTCCCCAATCCTGAAGCTTTTCAGCAGCTGGAGGTTGGCTCTGAGGGCCCAGTGATCACCTACAGCTACTATGTGACCTACGAGTTtgcagagggagaggagctcGAGGACAGGGGCAGCCCTGAG GGAATAAAAATCCACCAGAATTCCACAGTGGCCCCGCTGGATGtggacagctctgctcaggacaCAGAGGAAACAAAGAACCATCAGGAACCTGCTGCCACAGAGGAGCCCAAGACCCACTCTG CAAAGGTGTTTGCCACCCctggacagccctgggcagacACCATTGACTGCAGCTACAGGAAGGAACACGTTGACAAGGACTTGGTGGGGCTGAAGGCCTACCTGGAGGCTGGAACGATTGTCTCAGTTGTGGAGGAGAAG GTGCTTTCATGGCCTGTGGATGctgatgcagaagaaaatgctgcCACAAATAAGAAGGAAGGACAGGGACTGAAGAAGAACAATGCAAAG aaaaagaagaagcagcagcagcagccgagTGAATTCCGCAGCGACCCTCCCATTCGGAGCACCCTGGGCACCACGAGGGTGACCTTGGACACCCTGCTGGCCACCGAGGACCTGGTGGCAACTGTGTGTGACTTTGGGATCCTGATCCCTGAGAAACCACCAGTTGTGGAGGAGAAG GAGGtaaaaaaaggcaaaggcaagaacagaaaacccaaagcagagaaagaaagtaAGACCAGCCAGAAAAGTGAGACGACTCCCAAAG
- the LRRC43 gene encoding leucine-rich repeat-containing protein 43 isoform X5 yields MAAPRSVSAAFQEYLQHLGLQDFPCGIGSWNKSRFHGRRSSRLEEAVPPGEESPEALLELLRDPHSPWALPPECSPLDRLLREVAVLAPELLRGSGIFQLVKSLRILDKGVEEVDEGLLQFQQLEELILSANHISRVSSAHLPRTLKVLELCYNAVGDLQDLCAQPPPELQHLGLGYNRLCGPSQEKHLTVDFWPNLISLDLSFNSLTDLPGLVSQLSTLPNLHILLLQGNPLALTPTYRGFLVDSLPKLSILDDIHIWPEEREHFYGLARQPELIRSEARVVVSIGELKGLPNPEAFQQLEVGSEGPVITYSYYVTYEFAEGEELEDRGSPEGIKIHQNSTVAPLDVDSSAQDTEETKNHQEPAATEEPKTHSAKVFATPGQPWADTIDCSYRKEHVDKDLVGLKAYLEAGTIVSVVEEKVLSWPVDADAEENAATNKKEGQGLKKNNAKEVKKGKGKNRKPKAEKESKTSQKSETTPKGKGKNKETAEVEEGQELQPVPLTVQFQMQLLRWPLAASTQSQENGAAGNAQ; encoded by the exons atggCAGCACCCCGCAGCGTCTCGGCTGCTTTTCAGGAgtacctgcagcacctggggctgcaggactTCCCCTGTGGCATCGGCAGCTGG aacAAATCTCGCTTCCATGGCCGCAGGAGCTCCcggctggaggaggctgtgccACCGGGAGAGGAGAGCCCCGAGgcgctgctggagctgctgagagacccacacagcccctgggcactgcccccCGAGTGCAGCCCCCTGGACCGGCTCCTGCGGGAAGTGGCCGTGCTGGCACCCGAGCTCCTCCGCGGCTCTGGAATCTTCCAGCTTGTCAAGTCCCTGCGGATACTCGACAAGGGG GTGGAGGAGGTGGATGAGGGTCTGCTGCagttccagcagctggaggagctcatCCTCAGTGCCAACCACATCAGCAGAGTAAGCTCAGCCCACCTGCCCCGGACTCTGAAG GTCCTGGAGCTCTGCTACAATGCTGTGGGTGATCTGCAGGACCTGTGTGCTCAGCcacccccagagctccagcacttGGGGCTGGGCTACAACCGACTGTGCGGCCCTTCCCAGGAAAAGCACCTCACTGTGGATTTCTG GCCAAACCTCATCTCCCTTGACCTGAGCTTTAACAGCCTCACAGACCTGCCAGGGCTGGTGTCCCAACTGTCCACTCTGCCCAACCtccacatcctgctgctccaaggGAACCCACTGGCTCTCACCCCCACTTACAGAGGCTTCCTTGTGGACAGCCTGCCCAAGCTGTCCATCCTCGATGACATCCACATATGGCCTGAAGAGAGGGAGCACTTCTATGGTCTGGCAAGGCAGCCAG agctGATCAGGAGTGAAGCACGAGTGGTTGTGAGCATTGGGGAGTTGAAGGGACTCCCCAATCCTGAAGCTTTTCAGCAGCTGGAGGTTGGCTCTGAGGGCCCAGTGATCACCTACAGCTACTATGTGACCTACGAGTTtgcagagggagaggagctcGAGGACAGGGGCAGCCCTGAG GGAATAAAAATCCACCAGAATTCCACAGTGGCCCCGCTGGATGtggacagctctgctcaggacaCAGAGGAAACAAAGAACCATCAGGAACCTGCTGCCACAGAGGAGCCCAAGACCCACTCTG CAAAGGTGTTTGCCACCCctggacagccctgggcagacACCATTGACTGCAGCTACAGGAAGGAACACGTTGACAAGGACTTGGTGGGGCTGAAGGCCTACCTGGAGGCTGGAACGATTGTCTCAGTTGTGGAGGAGAAG GTGCTTTCATGGCCTGTGGATGctgatgcagaagaaaatgctgcCACAAATAAGAAGGAAGGACAGGGACTGAAGAAGAACAATGCAAAG GAGGtaaaaaaaggcaaaggcaagaacagaaaacccaaagcagagaaagaaagtaAGACCAGCCAGAAAAGTGAGACGACTCCCAAAG